A single region of the Xiphias gladius isolate SHS-SW01 ecotype Sanya breed wild chromosome 17, ASM1685928v1, whole genome shotgun sequence genome encodes:
- the LOC120802863 gene encoding integumentary mucin C.1-like, with protein sequence MQFNLSVLTLCLLGAVLCGVGSTPYQNAHSHMTSKAPPATQSSPTTARPVNPTTNPNIATTATTGPSTTAKTSTTFPPTAATTGPSTTANTATTDSPATATTATTATTGPSTTVAPSNATTETSSATATEAVAVGSSETLSPGAIAGITIGSVAGVAAVGGGIFGALKYTGRL encoded by the exons TTTTATGTGGAGTTGGGAGCACACCTTATCAAAATGCTCATTCACACATGACCTCCAAAGCTCCTCCAGCTACTCAGTCCAGCCCCACCACAGCTCGTCCAGTTAATCCAACCACCAATCCCAACATTGCCACAACTGCCACAACTGGTCCATCGACCACTGCCAAGACTTCCACAACTTTTCCACCCACCGCTGCCACAACTGGTCCATCCACCACTGCCAACACTGCCACAACTGATTCACCCGCCACTGCCACAACTGCCACAACTGCCACAACTGGTCCATCCACCACTGTAGCACCCAGCAACGCTACTACAGAAACCTCTTCAGCCACAGCCACCGAGGCTGTTGCTGTAGGTTCATCGGAAACGCTTTCACCTGGCGCTATAGCTGGTATTACCATCGGCTCTGTCGCTGGGGTGGCTGCAGTTG GTGGCGGTATCTTTGGCGCGCTGAAGTACACCGGGAGGCTCTGA
- the LOC120802995 gene encoding ubiquitin carboxyl-terminal hydrolase 2-like, with amino-acid sequence MPSLRHSYTVTVPGDPAAFPLDKHDLRRKSPSLSRSVLVSTFMGLIINQAKNKSPQGLVGLRNLGNTCFMNSILQCLSNTPELRDYCLRNIHRTDLNSNCTTSTALMEEFAKLTQSLWSSVNNEVISPSDFRNQIQRYAPKFVGCNQQDAQEFLRSLLDGLHSEVNRVTVRPKVSVEDFDHLSDDEKGQRMWNMYLEREDSKVVDIFVGQLRSSLTCTVCSFRSTVFEPFWDLSVPVAQKSSGEVTLKDCLRLFTKEDVLDGDERPTCNRCKARRKCTKRFSIQKFPQILVLHLKRFSDSNVRANKLSTYVNFPLRELDLREFASESSERAVYNLYAVSNHSGNAVGGHYTAYCRNPALGEWYSYNDSRVSPMSSSQVRSSNAYVLFYELTASPHSKYQTCRL; translated from the exons ATGCCGTCTCTGCGGCACTCCTACACGGTGACGGTGCCGGGGGACCCGGCCGCTTTCCCCTTGGACAAACACGACCTGCGCCGCAAGAGCCCTTCGCTGTCCCGGTCCGTGCTGGTGTCCACGTTCATGGGTCTGATCATCAACCAGGCCAAG AACAAGAGCCCTCAAGGCCTGGTGGGGCTGAGGAACCTGGGCAACACG TGTTTCATGAACTCCATCCTACAATGTCTGAGTAACACGCCGGAGCTGAGAGATTACTGCCTGAGAAACATCCATCGCACAGACCTCAACAGCAACTGTACGACTAGCACTGCCCTCATGGAAG AGTTTGCTAAGCTGACTCAAAGCCTGTGGTCGTCTGTGAACAACGAGGTCATCAGTCCGTCTGATTTCAGGAACCAGATCCAGAGATACGCTCCCAAATTTGTGGGTTGCAA TCAGCAGGACGCCCAGGAATTTCTGCGTTCGTTACTGGATGGTCTCCACAGTGAAGTGAACCGAGTGACAGTCCGCCCTAAAGTGTCGGTCGAAGACTTTGACCACCTCTC GGATGATGAAAAAGGCCAGCGGATGTGGAACATGTACttggagagagaggacagcaaAGTAGTGG ATATCTTCGTTGGACAGCTGAGAAGCTCCCTGACCTGCACCGTCTGCAGCTTCCGCTCCACTGTGTTTGAGCCATTCTGGGACCTATCAGTGCCGGTTGCGCAG AAGAGCTCCGGCGAAGTGACTCTCAAAGACTGTTTGAGACTCTTCACCAAAGAGGATGTGCTGGATGGGGACGAGAGACCG ACATGCAACAGGTGCAAAGCCAGGAGGAAATGCACGAAAAGATTCAGCATCCAGAAGTTCCCTCAGATCCTCGTGCTTC ACCTGAAGCGCTTCTCAGACTCTAACGTCCGAGCGAACAAACTCTCCACTTACGTCAACTTTCCCCTCAGAGAGCTGGACCTGCGGGAGTTTGCCTCCGAGAGCAGCG AGCGCGCCGTGTATAACCTGTACGCAGTATCCAACCACTCCGGAAATGCTGTGGGAGGCCATTACACGGCTTACTGCAGGAACCCAGCACTGGGGGAGTGGTACAGCTACAACGACTCCAG GGTGAGCCCAATGTCTTCCAGCCAGGTTCGCAGCAGCAACGCCTACGTCCTCTTCTACGAGCTCACCGCTTCCCCGCACAGCAAATATCAGACGTGTCGGCTTTAG